TGTGCCTTCATGcataaaacattttctgattGGTAACATTTACTTGTTACAAATTATGAAAAGACGTTAGTAATGACCTCAAAAAAATCATAGCCCTTTCCCTGAAGGGCAAATCACAACTACTggttatttcataataaaaaggtaggcaaagaagaaaatgcaatgcACTCGTACTTTGGGAGGAAACTCCTTTCTGATACTTGTGTCTTCCCGTATTTTGGCTGGTGTACACTAGGTGGCCCATGGTGTTCAGTGACTAAATGAACGATTGGATGAATACACATTATTCTCAAGAAAAATGATAATGATCTCAAAACAATGATTTCCTGTCACTGCATCCTGGCTGATAGAGTTTCAGGCAATATAATATAATTTGGTCAATAACAATGGGAGCTAGaaatacaacaaagaaaattTTCGGCTAAAATACTGCCAGATATCCAGTTGTATGATGTGAATTTGGTAGTGTTGACAAGGCCTTCGTCCTTTCTCTAAAATCTCTTTTTCCTGTTCCATTACCCAGTTAATATCTGATGTCTAATGCCTGAAATTCCCGTTAAATCTTTATTCCTAAAGTGTAAACACCCTTGTACAAGTTAACATGGGCACTTAGtgcttttctcaaaaataaatttaagtagaATTATTTCAGTGGGTTTCCGTTTGCCGTGGGAGCAGTGGGGTAAAGAAGAGATctaaggggggcacctgggtagcgcagtcgttaggcatctgcctttggctcagggcgtgatcccggcgttccagaatcgagccccacatcgggctcctctgctgggagcctgcttcttcctctcccactccccctgcttgtgttccctctcttgctggctgtctctctgtcacataaataaataaaatcttaaaaaaaaaaaaagaagagatctAAGGGTCCTACTACTGAGCTGTTGTCAGTTTTCTCCTCTTGTGCACTAAGTTGTTAACACTTTTAGAAAAGTTAATAtgtggtgaggaggaggaggatgggctGAGAGTAGTAGGAGCTGAGGGACGAGGGCAGAGGATGAAGAAGACAGACAGTCACATGCCTGAGGGAGGACAAGAAGAGTATGGTGGTTCTGCCGTATGTGCCAAGTCAAAAATGAATACTTCTTAGATCATTTAGGGCCTTGATTAGCCACACAAGCTGTCCCCTCTGTTGGGTGGTTTAAATcataactgattttaaaatctgaGTAACAGAAAGAGCTGTGTCACTGTATTGGAGAAAACAGAGTTTCCAAAGTATTAGAATAAACCAGACTACTTAGCCATGTCACAGattcaaaataatcattatgaaagttttaatatgtttatgGATCTCTCTCTAAATGGagacataattatttttctaaaactttttagTCAACACACTGTTTTGAAGTTACTTCCCCCCCCCAACTTGCATagctgtttaaaataaaattggcttCTTGACAGATTTGTGCAGGGAAACGTAGAACCCACGGGTTTCCCCTCCTGGTGGTGTGTCTGAGGTATATCGACTTCGACAAGGTGATGATGCATCCTATTTTTCAAGGTTTCTATTTTGAATACCAAACTAAGTCTCTTGATAACCTAAACTCTCACAGACTATTTAAATATTAACCTCTATTCAGGTCTAATGTCACTTCATGGAACTTTAAATCAGTCTTTAATTAGATCCTTCTATTTTAAATTGGAagcattatcaaaaataaaatgaatttgaaattataattaaaaatgagaatgcaTACTTATACATCTCTAAAACCTTCAGCTATATTAAACTTACCGTGAAAACCAAGTGAAGAGCTAAACAGGTGTAGAGAAAGAATGCTTTATGCGTAGATGTCACATGTGCTATAATGGGAAGAGCCCTGGGTTTGGAGAGTCACAGTAGAAAACCATGCGTTAGGTAACTTACATGTTACGTGCTGATGGGCAATCACAACATGCCTTAGATTTAGTTTCTAGAAAAGGGCACCACACATCCTACCTAACACAATTGGCTGGCAAGTAGGTGATGGTAACACAAATTTCAATGTCTTCCATAAGAGCAAAAAGGATAGTTTATGATACTGGGAAATAGAAAGTTCAGTTTTTAACCTCATCTTGTACCTCTTAGCAGGTTCTTGGCATGAGCGACAAGGGAGCAGGCAACCACTCAGATGTAACTGGCTTCATTCTCGTAGGCTTCAGGGTCCGTCCAGAGCTCCACGTTCTCCTTTTTCTCGTATTCCTGCTGGTCTATGGCATGGTCCTTTTGGGGAACATTAGTATGATGGCAATCATTGTGACTGACTCCCAGCTGAACACACCAATGTATTTCTTTCTAGGCAACCTCTCCTTCATTGATCTCTCCTACTCCACTGTTATTGCCCCGCAAGCCATGGTCAACTTCCTGTCTGAGAAGAAGACTGTCTCCTTTGTGGGGTGTGCTGCCCAGCTCTTCTTTTTTACCTTCTTCATCGTAACAGAAGGGTTCATCCTGGCAGCCATGGCTTATGACCGCTTCATCGCCATCTGCAATCCTCTTCTTTACAGTGTCCACATGTCAAGACGCCTTTGCTCTCAGCTGGTGGCCGGTTCCTATCtctgtggctggctcagttccaTCCTCCAAGTCAGCATAACATTCTCAGTGTCTTTCTGTGCTTCCCGAGTCATTGACCACTTCTACTGTGATTCTTACCAAATTGAGAAGATCTCCTGTTCCAATCTCTCTGTCAATAAGATGGTATCTCTCAGTTTGGCCGCCTTCATTATTTTGCCTACAATAGTTGTTATTGTGGTGTCTTACATGTACATCGTGACCACAGTCTTGAAGATTCCctccagggaagggagaaagaaagccttctccacctgcagCTCCCATTTGGGAGTGGTAAGTTTGCTCTATGGGACTGTCTCCTTTGTGTATCTCACACCTCCAAGCAATCCTGAACTTCGTAAAGTGGCGTCAGTATTTTACATATTGGTCACACCCATGTTAAACCCCCTGATCTACTCTCTAAGAAACAAGGATGTCAAACAAGCTTTGGGAAAAATCCTGTGGAACAAAAAAGCTTTATATTAATTCCACTTTCTTATGACTTCCTCATTAATGGGCTCATTGATCATTTCATCCTAAATGCTTTTAACATGGTGTCAAGTTGAGTCACTTAAGAATCCTTTAAATTGACCATCCCAGGATGACTGAATGGTTTTCATGGAAGGAGTAGTAGCAATCCTCTCTTCCCTAGGAGCAGTGTTAGATACTCAGCATCAATAAAATTTACAGCCATTCTATCAACATATTATACTCCCCACTCTTTGTAGGTATAACTCTATGATAGTGGGGACAGTAGGGAAAGGaggatttaattttattattattttcctttgggTCTACTTAGGTAATGGGCAGAAAAATTACTTTGCTAGAAAGTTAACCTCAGAattagtagtctcttatgatcagAGGAAGTGTCAACCCAAAGCAGGATGATTTCTGAgttgtaatatttaattttttataaatctaTTCACAGTGCCTTAATTTGTGGCCCATAATTCTTGACTATAAATCAAggtgtaagatttttttttgtgtgCCATCATGAGGTTAGCTCAATAAATCATTGGTGTTTATatctgattgtatttatttttaatattgattggTATTGATTTATTATCATAtcaaagagatggagaaagatattTCATATCCAATGTACTAAAAACTGGGCAGCCAAATCTACAAAGGGAAAGTCTTTAGTACTGATTTTCTATCTTGAGGAGACAGAAATTGCATTGGATATTTCAAATCACATTTTCCAGTTTGtactagtttattttttctttgataattgcTATTTACACGTACaaagtttttatttgctttgtatttgatattttattatatgtgatctttttgttttcctaatattTGTTAATTGGTGTTGTAATTATAACGAAGTTATTTACATTTGGAAAGTGATATCTTTGTTGTCATGTTGctatctataatttttaaatttaggttgTGCTTTCCAATGCAAATTGTAGGCAATTCAAATCTCCAAAtataaaaaatcaacagaaaagattgcaggaaaaaagaaagggttcACTCCTATTGTATATGTTTTATTCGTGTACCATGAGGTAAATTTAATGTTGATGGGAAGATGCAGAGGCAGAAGTGAAAGGGTGGTGTAAAATATTTGATGTTCGGTGTGTGTTGCCTACTTCCACAATCTCAGGGTATATTGATATAGCCAATCAATTATGAAAAATCCCAGTGATCTTAGGGAGTACACAACTTGTGAGGTTAGAAAGGAGAGGGCACAATAGGCAACGGGACGGGGAATGGTAGAGTCAAGTACTCTGGTATATAACTtagtattaataaaaataagtctcTCTTTCAATTCTTACCAAACCAACTTAGAAAAATTCCTTTACCAAAGActactttgatatttttcttatagGACAAAGTGTTTTTTATACTATTCTGAATGTCATctagaattaaaaatagattttctttgcTCCAGACCAATATTTCcaataaatgaattattattatttcaccaTCTTCTGCACTCCAGctacaaggattcctttttcatttgtttaatcaAGTGTATAGTAGTCCCCTCCTTACTCATGGTTTCACTTTCCATGGTTTTTGGTACCTGTGGTCGACTGTGGTCCAGAAGCaaatgatcctccttctgacatcaCATCAGAAGGTGAGTGGTCACAATGCCTgagtcattcacctcacttcccCTCATCACGTGGACATTGTATCGCCTAATGCCATCACAAGAAGAAGCGTGAGTACAGGAccataagatattttgagagagagagagagattacattCACATGACTTTTATTACAGTAATTGTTGTAGTTGCTCTACTTCATTACGAGGGTTTGGTTTTAATATTTCCCTACGCCTGATTTACAAATGAAGCTCTGCCGTAGATACATGTGTATAGGAGAAAGAACAGTACATACAGACTTTGGTACCACCTGCAGTTTTAGGCATCACTGGGAGGCTTGAAATGTACCCCGCTGGACAAAGGGTGACTACAGTGTACAAGTTAGGTTTATTTGTTCGTGAAACATTGAAAATTACTTTGGCTAATGTAAGCAAGGGAAATTTATTAGAAGGCTATGTAGGGCACGTGAATGGGTAAAACAACTAGGGAACCAGCCTTATAACTGGGTAGAAACCAAAGAACGCCAAGGGATGAAGAGATCAGAACTGTAGAAGAGCCTGCTAGCAGAATTCAGTCTCGTTGAAGGCTGCATCTGGAATATGGGGACCCCACGCATTTTCAAACCTTTTTCCTTTACTATAAATTAAAATTCTGATATATATAGGTGAAATTTTAAGTACATATGTACCTCCTTACTAGGGGATGGCTAGACTCTTGATTATAACCttatttaattacaaaaaattgAATCTCCAAAATATAATGGCATACCTATAAAATGGGTGGAGCAATTAGGGACTCTCATTTATTGCTCATGAGGATGGAAGACAGTACAGCAGACAGTTTGGCAGCTCCTCATTAATTAAACACAGACAAATGGTGCAAACCAGCATTCGTGTTCCCAGGTATCTATCTAGCCGATTTGAAAACTTATGTGCACATGAAAATCCAAGGGATAAGTCAGTGTTGGAACCACACTTAATAGGGCTACTGTGGTGGATACATGACTATGCATTTCTCAAAGCCCACAGACCTTCGTGACACAAGTAATGAACCCTCGCagacacaaattttaaaaattaaggaggTCAAGGGATCCGCACATGAAATGTGGACTGTGATCAAAGAATCATACTGCATTACAAATATAtgacttaattttaatgaagaaaatgaggataaAGCTGCTGGCCTAATAACTTTAGAAAGCAGTGCTTTGGCTGGAAGAtataagaataaatacaaaaggaACAGTGCATAAACACTGCAGTCTGTTTGGTAATACCGTTTCTCACAGAGAGATATGGTTACAATCTTGAAACTTGAGTTGGTGCATAGTGGAATGGATTACATTAAAGTAAATGCATGGCAACTGGTGGAGACCATCAGATTTCTCACTATTGAAATGGGAGGTTACAGATCAGCAaaggagaaggtgaggagaaaTCGTGTGGCATGGAATTAGAGTTGGGCCATCAGTATGAGCTCACCTCCAGTTTAATATCGATGCAGAGGAGTAGTTGTAGAAACGATGAtagatttttatgtaaacatagacgtgtgtgtgtgtgtgtgtggctgctTGTTGAGAAAGTCTAGAAGTAATGACATCTCAGTAGCAACCAATATATCTAACAACCTGATTCTGGTTTCTAATTACATTTTCTAGCAAAAGGAACCAGGAATCATTACacaaatggctgattctagggtTGGGCAAGGGACATCCAAGATGATTCTGAAGAATCttatagtgccagaaagtaaggggGTCcttaaatcacaaagaaaaacatggGGCATTTTAAAAGGACACAGGGATCAATTTGAAAGAGCTCCAAATGACCCAAGGTGGAAACACTTGAgccaaaaataaagaacacagtTTTATATTATAACtcaaagtattaaataaatatcaagTCCTTAATACATAAtgatttgagaattaaataaatctgAGAGAGGAGACAAATTTCTGTACAGAAGAATTCTCAATAATTTACGTAGATACCTTCCAATGTCAAGAAAGTGGAACTTGGCCCCTTTAGTATGAGATGCTCTTAGTGAATCACTTGTGGAGAAGATTTCTATGGAAGGTATGAAGATAATTTGATACTGGAGAAACCTGGAAAACACTGCCTCAGCCAGAGGACCATAGTTTACATCatcagtgataagtcatgttgcTAGTATGAATTTgctgatatgatgtgatgaaaaggGCGCTTTAcctctctgatttttcttcttgtaacCCACACTCAGTTTAACCAGGATAAAAGCATCAAACGAAGCCAAAATTGAAGGACATTCTGTAAATTACCTGACCAGGGCTTCTCAAAACATAAGATCATCCCaaacaagaaaagtctgagaaactgtctgAATCGAGAGATGCGTGGGAGACATGAGAATTAATGCAGTGTCCTGGATAGAATCCTGGGACAGTAAAAGGACATTAGAGGAAAATACGTTTGTGAAATCGGAACTAAGTGTGTTTAGTTAGTAGAAATATACCGTTCTTGCTTCCTTTGCTATGACAAATATTCCATAGTAATGTAAGGTGTTAACAGCATGGGGAGCGTGGCAAGGGGTATgtaggaactctctgtactatctttgtaatttttctgtaaatataaagctatcataaaggaaaaaatttatttaaataaaagtaatgaggGGCGCCTAACTGGctaagtcagtagagcatgcgacttgtgattttggggttgtgagttcaagccccatgtttgggtGGAGCTtactcaataaacaaacaaatgaatgtaATGAACATATATTTAGGAAAGGGAAATTGACACCAGGCaggctatttttttattttttaatttagtacaGTCCCACACTTTGAGAGCCCACCCCAGCATGCCCATTCTGAAACATATATTTCTGTTCCTGATACCCAGCAATTATTCTTGGGActgtcagaaaacaaaaacaaaataaaaactctccAACGtgtcctaaaaaagaaaaatattttgcaactTCCTGTATTCAGAATCAACTCAGAATTTTTGGATGATATCTATGTGCTTCTCTCTAATTGCATTAGGCACCTATCTTGACATACTGTCATCTGTGGAATAAATGGTAACTATAACTAGTATTTATACATACCATGTATAGAAGGGAAaatgaggaggaaagaagatATATGATACAATAAGTATGAAAATCACTAACTACATCTATGTTTATCTTTAGATTTGATCACAGATCCATGGCTTACTTTGTCCGGGTTTACTGGGCCATTCTGAGACTCCTAAGATTGGTCTCAGTCATTCATGGTAACTTCTTGTATCCATTAGTGTCCAATGTCCAAGTCCAATATCATGCTCACTAGCCATTACCATtagatataataatataaaa
The window above is part of the Ursus arctos isolate Adak ecotype North America unplaced genomic scaffold, UrsArc2.0 scaffold_26, whole genome shotgun sequence genome. Proteins encoded here:
- the LOC113257346 gene encoding olfactory receptor 9K2-like, whose translation is MSDKGAGNHSDVTGFILVGFRVRPELHVLLFLVFLLVYGMVLLGNISMMAIIVTDSQLNTPMYFFLGNLSFIDLSYSTVIAPQAMVNFLSEKKTVSFVGCAAQLFFFTFFIVTEGFILAAMAYDRFIAICNPLLYSVHMSRRLCSQLVAGSYLCGWLSSILQVSITFSVSFCASRVIDHFYCDSYQIEKISCSNLSVNKMVSLSLAAFIILPTIVVIVVSYMYIVTTVLKIPSREGRKKAFSTCSSHLGVVSLLYGTVSFVYLTPPSNPELRKVASVFYILVTPMLNPLIYSLRNKDVKQALGKILWNKKALY